The Colletes latitarsis isolate SP2378_abdomen chromosome 14, iyColLati1, whole genome shotgun sequence genome has a segment encoding these proteins:
- the LOC143350094 gene encoding uncharacterized protein LOC143350094, giving the protein MALLYRFAQLPDSSGTRVFSFVVTRSVVRDPERDVTSKELVCGFQRWSVAFSRGNKVLGAYLVWRGASRNLRVYVDFTFTLLNREHFSMNEGFSGKRVKFTYEAPAQGNRNYIPVSDLYNRNFADTNGEFQLELAMSNVRTVYMTELKMPSSTFPTGQSKPNKLETDYFAFGGFDWNLVIYPHGNKEPEGYRGHDNGVSVYLTRLTGFDHRCRVRYSVVLGEGDRRIDSGQIEDLSDAEGCSFGWHTRVRWSEVAHKGVVRLSLEMIEARTICEVTVQARGPAVLAATPCYDRDKQAWTIRADLHSDTVRLHLVYKDIHNVPRNHLRYVSWSAYLLREEESSTVAIGLPGAPFSRYYAQESTDEGIIMETNLDTNEVKNNQCPFLTDKGQLRIRLEWNESHLLFQATYHKYDDVCRIHNQQMRREIATLQGENNTLERQLFSYQKSLAYAQAQQQQQQQQNQNQQLHGGHQAHLERSASTDTEYA; this is encoded by the exons ATGGCTCTGCTCTACAGATTCGCGCAGCTGCCTGACAGCAGTGGCACGCGGGTCTTCTCGTTCGTCGTCACCAGGAGCGTGGTACGCGACCCCGAAAGAGACGTCACCAGCAAGGAGCTCGTCTGCGGTTTCCAACGATGGTCCGTCGCGTTTTCGCGAGGAAACAAG GTGCTGGGCGCGTACTTGGTATGGCGGGGTGCATCGAGGAATCTGCGGGTCTACGTGGACTTCACGTTCACCCTGCTGAACAGGGAACACTTTTCGATGAACGAAGGCTTCTCGGGGAAACGGGTCAAGTTCACCTACGAGGCGCCGGCCCAAGGGAACCGAAACTACATCCCGGTGTCAGACCTCTACAATCGAAACTTCGCCGACACGAACGGCGAGTTTCAGCTGGAGCTGGCGATGTCGAACGTGAGGACCGTCTACATGACGGAGCTTAAGATGCCCAGCAGCACGTTTCCCACCGGACAGTCCAAGCCCAACAAGCTGGAGACGGATTACTTCGCGTTCGGCGGCTTCGACTGGAACCTGGTGATCTATCCGCACGGGAACAAGGAGCCGGAGGGCTACCGGGGTCACGACAACGGCGTCAGCGTCTACCTGACGAGGCTGACGGGCTTCGACCATCGGTGCAGGGTCAGGTACAGCGTGGTGCTGGGCGAGGGCGACCGTAGGATCGATTCAGGGCAGATAGAGGACCTATCGGACGCCGAGGGATGCAGCTTCGGCTGGCACACTCGCGTCAGGTGGTCGGAAGTCGCGCACAAAGGGGTGGTTCGGCTCTCTTTGGAGATGATAGAGGCCAGAACAATCTGCGAGGTGACGGTCCAAGCCCGTGGTCCGGCCGTCCTGGCCGCCACGCCTTGCTACGATCGAGACAAACAGGCCTGGACCATTCGCGCCGATCTTCACTCGGACACCGTCAGGCTGCACTTGGTCTACAAGGATATTCACAACGTCCCACGGAATCATTTGAG GTACGTGAGCTGGTCGGCGTACCTGCTCAGAGAGGAGGAGTCGAGCACCGTGGCGATCGGTTTGCCGGGCGCCCCGTTCAGCCGGTACTACGCCCAAGAATCGACGGACGAGGGCATCATAATGGAGACGAATCTGGACACGAACGAGGTGAAGAACAACCAGTGCCCGTTCCTGACGGACAAAGGTCAACTGAGGATCCGGCTGGAATGGAACGAGAGCCACCTGCTGTTCCAAGCCACCTATCACAAGTACGACGACGTGTGCCGCATACACAATCAGCAAATGAGACGCGAGATAGCCACGCTTCAGGGTGAGAACAACACTCTGGAGAGGCAGCTGTTCAGCTACCAGAAGAGCCTGGCGTACGCCCAagcgcagcaacagcaacagcaacagcagaaCCAGAACCAGCAGCTTCACGGTGGCCATCAGGCGCACCTGGAGAGGTCCGCGTCCACGGACACCGAATATGCCTGA
- the LOC143349680 gene encoding outer dynein arm-docking complex subunit 4-like, with translation MAMLKQKEAPEFFRDWIVYREWAHKLATRENYPVAEHYFEKAIQQCPGDDLRTYLGLGKTQLKYARYARAMKTIEKCISIDPTYSKVKQKQLQTLFQVGEFEYSLVHAHMGFQKHRTVALQHGIIQGNETIHDCVGRNTSPKALLLLSPWIKHLEEHRKLMFEKLKEEVDELEGIEQEEQSKFKVNDPEVKAETEFKRFQRVVAKIYLGYLANDKDFLEMLTERPEILESPNRATTEELQALAASNYRRAVRRQNILRMRRPLYVTLFERMAIPEGHRAMIEAEKQMRRNLIIVEADFLLRRLHDVRMSKDYITFFRMVDRVKDRFDSYSLKMFPLRQKCLDAVYNMVAWTYIDVRDLTHLRTREQKTTYLKHHMGIRVAELPRDTDIAWVRLNQGKDTLRVFRRRLAMASEPLELAWLFHELCKHLIDIRRYDLARFYGKKASDMGEQAGSEQWILNAHHLFVRIEINQNYRNEAKESALLALTSSKKLGLDFLVDFYTRIVDIIDEMDIEKMLVFDAIAERQQLILDLTPEDMKTKVDFLWRSMDAVPAKRRMSVMPGCKPVDKEFKLPCKRMTILPSPRKDPEVEARKALLKYYDSSMERPGFVDFDALD, from the exons ATGGCGATGCTGAAGCAGAAGGAGGCTCCGGAATTCTTCAGGGACTGGATCGTTTATCGGGAATGGGCCCACAAGTTAGCCACACGCGAGAACTACCCCGTCGCGGAGCACTATTTCGAGAAAGCGATCCAGCAATGTCCGGGCGACGATCTGAGGACCTACCTAGGCCTCGGTAAAACCCAGCTCAAATACGCGAGGTACGCCAGGGCGATGAAGACCATCGAGAAATGCATATCTATAG ACCCAACCTACTCGAAAGTGAAGCAGAAGCAGCTGCAGACCCTTTTCCAAGTCGGAGAGTTCGAGTATAGTTTGGTTCACGCCCACATGGGCTTCCAGAAACATCGAACTGTCGCCCTGCAGCATGGAATAATCCAAGGCAACGAGACCATCCACGACTGCGTCGGTAGAAACACCTCGCCCAAAGCCCTTCTGCTTCTCTCACCCTGGATAAAACACCTCGAGGAACACCGGAAACTGATGTTCGAGAAGCTCAAAGAGGAGGTGGACGAACTCGAAG GCATAGAGCAGGAGGAGCAGTCCAAGTTCAAAGTGAACGACCCTGAAGTGAAAGCCGAGACCGAGTTCAAAAGGTTCCAGCGCGTCGTAGCGAAGATATACCTGGGCTACCTGGCCAACGACAAGGACTTTCTGGAAATGCTCACAGAACGCCCGGAGATCCTGGAGTCCCCGAACAGGGCGACCACCGAGGAACTGCAGGCTCTGGCGGCGAGCAACTACAGGAGGGCCGTACGCAGACAGAACATCCTCCGAATGAGACGACCCCTCTACGTGACTCTCTTCGAACGAATGGCCATACCGGAGGGCCATCGAGCGATGATCGAGGCTGAGAAGCAAATGCGCAGGAACCTCATCATCGTCGAAGCAGACTTCCTATTGCGACGTCTGCACGACGTGAGGATGAGCAAGGACTACATCACGTTCTTCAG AATGGTGGACCGTGTCAAGGACAGGTTCGACTCGTACTCCCTTAAGATGTTCCCGCTGAGGCAGAAGTGTCTGGACGCGGTGTACAACATGGTGGCGTGGACGTACATCGACGTCCGCGATCTAACTCATCTGCGGACCAGGGAGCAGAAGACGACGTACTTGAAACACCACATGGGAATACGCGTGGCCGAATTGCCCCGCGACACAGACATCGCCTGGGTGCGCTTGAACCAAGGAAAGGACACGCTCAGGGTTTTTCGAAG GCGTTTAGCAATGGCGTCGGAGCCCCTGGAGCTCGCCTGGCTCTTCCACGAGCTCTGCAAGCACCTGATCGACATCCGGCGCTACGACCTGGCCAGATTCTACGGGAAAAAGGCCAGCGACATGGGCGAGCAGGCGGGCAGCGAGCAGTGGATCCTGAACGCCCATCATCTCTTCGTGAGGATCGAGATCAACCAGAACTACCGCAACGAGGCGAAGGAGTCGGCCCTGTTGGCGCTCACCAGCTCCAAGAAACTCGGTCTGGACTTCCTGGTGGACTTCTACACGCGGATCGTGGACATAATCGACGAGATGGACATAGAGAAGATGCTGGTATTCGACGCCATCGCCGAGAGGCAGCAGCTGATCCTCGATCTGACGCCAGAGGACATGAAGACCAAGGTGGACTTCCTTTGGCGGAGCATGGACGCGGTGCCAGCCAAGAGGAGGATGTCCGTGATGCCTGGCTGCAAACCAGTCGACAAGGAATTCAAGCTGCCTTGCAAGAGGATGACCATCCTCCCGAGTCCTCGTAAGGACCCAGAAGTAGAGGCCAGGAAGGCTCTGTTGAAGTACTACGATTCTTCCATGGAGaggccaggtttcgtggacttcgACGCGTTGGACTGA